A part of Aegilops tauschii subsp. strangulata cultivar AL8/78 chromosome 2, Aet v6.0, whole genome shotgun sequence genomic DNA contains:
- the LOC109740334 gene encoding uncharacterized protein isoform X1, which produces MDGLLSKLRSLDAYPKVNEDFYSRTLSGGAITLASSFIMLLLFVSELRLYLHAVTETTLRVDTSRGEKLRINFDITFPALQCSIISVDVMDISGQEHLDVKHDVFKQRIDAHGNVIATKQDAVGGMKVEKPLQHHGGRLEHNETYCGSCYGAQESPEQCCNSCEDVREAYRKKGWGVSNPDSIDQCKSEGFLQTIKDEEGEGCNIYGILEINKVAGNFHFAPGKSFQQSNVHVHDLLPFQKDSFNLSHKINKLSFGEPFPGVINPLDGAQWIQHSSYGMAQYFVKVVPTVYSHLNEQIILSNQFSVTEHYRSGDSGRVQALPGVFFFYDLSPIKVTFTERHVSFLHFLTNVCAIVGGVFTVSGIIDSFVYHGQRAITKKRELGKFT; this is translated from the exons ATGGACGGGCTCCTGTCCAAGCTCCGGAGCCTGGACGCGTACCCCAAGGTGAACGAGGACTTCTACAGCCGCACCCTCTCCGGCGGCGCCATCACGCTCGCCTCCTCCTTCATCatgctcctcctcttcgtctccGAGCTCC GATTGTATCTTCATGCAGTTACAGAGACAACACTAAGGGTTGATACCTCAAGAGGAGAAAAACTTCGCATAAAT TTTGATATCACCTTTCCAGCCCTTCAGTGTTCTATAATTAGTGTTGATGTGATGGACATCAGTGGACAAGAGCACCTTGATGTG AAACATGATGTATTCAAGCAGCGAATCGATGCACATGGCAATGTTATTGCAACTAAGCAAGATGCAGTTGGTGGGATGAAG GTGGAAAAACCTTTACAACATCATGGTGGAAGGCTTGAACACAATGAGACCTATTGTGGCTCATGTTATGGTGCACAAGAA TCTCCTGAACAATGTTGTAACTCGTGTGAAGATGTCCGTGAAGCATACAGAAAAAAAGGTTGGGGCGTATCAAATCCAGATTCGATCGATCAG TGCAAAAGCGAGGGCTTCCTTCAAACAATAAAGGATGAAGAAGGTGAAGGATGCAACATTTATGGCATTCTGGAAATTAACAAGGTTGCTGGGAATTTCCACTTTGCTCCAGGGAAAAGCTTCCAGCAGTCAAATGTTCATGTTCACGATCTGCTTCCATTCCAAAAGGATAGCTTCAAT CTCAGCCATAAGATAAATAAATTGAGTTTTGGAGAACCCTTTCCTGGTGTGATCAATCCCCTTGATGG GGCGCAATGGATCCAGCATTCATCATATGGAATGGCTCAATACTTTGTTAAG GTTGTTCCCACTGTATACTCTCACCTAAATGAGCAAATTATTCTCTCCAATCAG TTTTCTGTGACAGAACATTACAGAAGTGGCGATAGTGGTCGGGTACAAGCTCTTCCTGGCGTGTTTTTCTTTTATGACCTTTCACCAATTAAG GTCACGTTCACGGAGCGCCATGTGTCATTCTTACACTTCTTAACTAATGTATGCGCTATTGTTGGAG GTGTGTTCACTGTTTCTGGAATCATAGATTCGTTTGTCTACCATGGCCAGAGGGCAATCACCAAGAAGAGGGAACTCGGCAAATTCACCTGA
- the LOC109740334 gene encoding uncharacterized protein isoform X2, producing MDISGQEHLDVKHDVFKQRIDAHGNVIATKQDAVGGMKVEKPLQHHGGRLEHNETYCGSCYGAQESPEQCCNSCEDVREAYRKKGWGVSNPDSIDQCKSEGFLQTIKDEEGEGCNIYGILEINKVAGNFHFAPGKSFQQSNVHVHDLLPFQKDSFNLSHKINKLSFGEPFPGVINPLDGAQWIQHSSYGMAQYFVKVVPTVYSHLNEQIILSNQFSVTEHYRSGDSGRVQALPGVFFFYDLSPIKVTFTERHVSFLHFLTNVCAIVGGVFTVSGIIDSFVYHGQRAITKKRELGKFT from the exons ATGGACATCAGTGGACAAGAGCACCTTGATGTG AAACATGATGTATTCAAGCAGCGAATCGATGCACATGGCAATGTTATTGCAACTAAGCAAGATGCAGTTGGTGGGATGAAG GTGGAAAAACCTTTACAACATCATGGTGGAAGGCTTGAACACAATGAGACCTATTGTGGCTCATGTTATGGTGCACAAGAA TCTCCTGAACAATGTTGTAACTCGTGTGAAGATGTCCGTGAAGCATACAGAAAAAAAGGTTGGGGCGTATCAAATCCAGATTCGATCGATCAG TGCAAAAGCGAGGGCTTCCTTCAAACAATAAAGGATGAAGAAGGTGAAGGATGCAACATTTATGGCATTCTGGAAATTAACAAGGTTGCTGGGAATTTCCACTTTGCTCCAGGGAAAAGCTTCCAGCAGTCAAATGTTCATGTTCACGATCTGCTTCCATTCCAAAAGGATAGCTTCAAT CTCAGCCATAAGATAAATAAATTGAGTTTTGGAGAACCCTTTCCTGGTGTGATCAATCCCCTTGATGG GGCGCAATGGATCCAGCATTCATCATATGGAATGGCTCAATACTTTGTTAAG GTTGTTCCCACTGTATACTCTCACCTAAATGAGCAAATTATTCTCTCCAATCAG TTTTCTGTGACAGAACATTACAGAAGTGGCGATAGTGGTCGGGTACAAGCTCTTCCTGGCGTGTTTTTCTTTTATGACCTTTCACCAATTAAG GTCACGTTCACGGAGCGCCATGTGTCATTCTTACACTTCTTAACTAATGTATGCGCTATTGTTGGAG GTGTGTTCACTGTTTCTGGAATCATAGATTCGTTTGTCTACCATGGCCAGAGGGCAATCACCAAGAAGAGGGAACTCGGCAAATTCACCTGA